From a region of the Neisseria subflava genome:
- a CDS encoding amino acid ABC transporter ATP-binding protein produces MIKFKNVHKHFKDLHVINGVNLEVKQGEVVVVCGPSGSGKSTLIRTVNQLERIESGEIWVDGINVADPKTDLNKVREEVGFVFQGFNLYPHLTVLENIILSPMKVKNQSREEAEKKAMELLERVGLAHKKDALPGQLSGGQQQRVAIARGLAMEPRVMLFDEPTSALDPEMVGEVLKVMKDLAESGMTMMCVTHEMGFAREVADRVIFVDKGQILEDETPEEFFTNPKHERAKQFLQQVMTH; encoded by the coding sequence CAAGCAAGGCGAGGTGGTCGTTGTATGCGGTCCTTCAGGCAGTGGCAAATCGACGCTGATTCGTACGGTAAACCAACTCGAGCGCATTGAAAGTGGCGAGATTTGGGTGGACGGCATCAATGTTGCCGATCCGAAAACCGATTTGAACAAAGTGCGCGAAGAAGTGGGCTTTGTGTTCCAAGGGTTCAATCTGTATCCGCATTTGACTGTCTTGGAAAACATTATTCTTTCTCCGATGAAAGTGAAAAACCAAAGCCGTGAAGAGGCAGAAAAGAAAGCAATGGAGCTTTTAGAGCGTGTCGGCTTGGCACATAAAAAAGACGCGCTGCCCGGCCAGCTTTCCGGCGGTCAGCAGCAGCGTGTGGCGATTGCACGCGGTTTGGCGATGGAGCCGCGCGTGATGTTGTTTGACGAGCCGACTTCCGCTCTTGACCCTGAAATGGTCGGCGAAGTATTAAAAGTGATGAAAGACTTGGCGGAAAGCGGCATGACCATGATGTGTGTGACCCATGAGATGGGTTTTGCACGCGAAGTTGCCGACCGTGTGATTTTTGTCGATAAAGGCCAGATTCTGGAAGATGAAACGCCGGAAGAGTTTTTTACCAATCCGAAACACGAGCGTGCCAAACAATTCCTGCAACAGGTGATGACACATTAA
- a CDS encoding protein YgfX → MRSFQTALKPSRSLKILIVFLHLSALAVCLAEFYGWMMWLGLATLAGSFAYAWRSVNFHAQNAVRKIIIDRQYRATVYLNGEEEGRSAVLQDSSMLTVYALFLQWNVDGKIVKHCILPDMADRDAYRRLKVWARWCREKEDKAELAADMD, encoded by the coding sequence GTGCGAAGTTTTCAGACGGCCTTAAAGCCCTCGCGTTCTTTGAAAATTCTGATTGTCTTCTTACACCTTTCGGCGTTGGCCGTATGCCTTGCCGAGTTTTACGGCTGGATGATGTGGCTGGGTTTGGCGACGTTGGCCGGCAGTTTTGCCTATGCTTGGCGCAGCGTTAATTTTCACGCTCAAAATGCGGTCAGAAAAATCATCATCGACCGCCAATACCGTGCGACGGTTTACTTGAATGGCGAAGAAGAGGGAAGAAGCGCGGTTTTGCAAGACAGCAGTATGTTGACGGTTTACGCTTTGTTTTTGCAATGGAATGTTGACGGAAAAATAGTCAAACACTGCATTTTGCCCGATATGGCCGACCGTGATGCCTACCGCCGTCTGAAAGTATGGGCACGCTGGTGTCGGGAAAAAGAAGACAAAGCAGAACTTGCGGCAGATATGGATTAA
- the folC gene encoding bifunctional tetrahydrofolate synthase/dihydrofolate synthase → MKTLQDWLSHLETAHSSGLIDMGLERVGEVKKRMNLVPQCPVVVVAGTNGKGSVCAYLSHIYKEAGFKVGTLTSPHLLRYNERIAINTQPVSDDLIVSSFERIEAARGEISLTYFEFNALAAVDIFMRENVDVMILEVGLGGRLDAVNVFDGDCSVVTSVDLDHQAFLGDTVEQVGFEKAGVFRSGKPAVCGQNPAPESLVKHAEEIGAKLLMVQRDFDFASMESVQWNYRFHPQSSDGQSRNRNSLPFPALRGAYQLSNAACALTVLECLNEQLPVDIGAIKRGLLLVENPGRFQVLPGRPLVVLDVGHNPHAARALRRSLINLAFAQKRTAVFSMLSDKDIDGVLEIVKDQFDEWNIAPLDVPRGMTVEALQAKLTEHGIDNVNVFETVAAAYRAALAKATENDRIVVFGSFHTVADVMAVLKEH, encoded by the coding sequence ATGAAAACATTACAAGACTGGCTTTCTCATTTGGAGACTGCCCATAGTTCCGGCCTGATCGATATGGGTTTGGAGCGCGTGGGAGAAGTAAAAAAACGCATGAATTTGGTGCCGCAGTGTCCTGTCGTCGTGGTGGCGGGTACCAATGGCAAAGGCTCCGTATGCGCCTATTTGTCGCATATTTATAAAGAAGCCGGTTTTAAAGTCGGTACGCTGACCAGTCCGCACCTTCTGCGTTACAACGAACGAATCGCCATCAACACTCAACCGGTTTCAGACGACCTGATTGTTTCCTCATTTGAGCGCATCGAAGCGGCACGCGGCGAAATTTCGCTGACGTATTTTGAGTTTAATGCTTTGGCCGCCGTCGATATTTTCATGCGTGAAAATGTGGACGTCATGATTTTGGAAGTCGGTTTGGGCGGACGATTGGATGCCGTGAATGTATTCGATGGCGACTGTTCGGTCGTTACCAGCGTGGATTTGGACCATCAGGCATTTTTGGGCGATACCGTCGAGCAGGTCGGTTTTGAAAAAGCCGGGGTGTTCCGTAGCGGCAAACCAGCCGTGTGCGGTCAAAACCCTGCGCCTGAATCATTGGTCAAGCACGCAGAAGAAATTGGCGCAAAACTGTTGATGGTTCAGCGAGATTTTGATTTTGCGTCAATGGAAAGCGTGCAGTGGAACTACCGCTTCCATCCGCAATCTTCAGACGGCCAAAGCCGTAACCGCAATTCTTTGCCGTTTCCTGCTTTGCGCGGTGCCTATCAGTTGTCCAATGCCGCGTGCGCACTGACTGTGTTGGAATGTTTGAACGAACAATTGCCGGTTGATATCGGCGCGATTAAACGCGGTTTGCTGTTGGTTGAGAATCCCGGACGTTTCCAAGTTTTACCCGGCCGTCCGCTGGTGGTCTTGGATGTCGGTCACAATCCGCACGCAGCCCGTGCTTTGCGCCGCAGCCTGATTAACCTTGCCTTTGCCCAAAAACGTACCGCCGTATTCAGTATGTTGTCCGACAAAGATATTGATGGCGTGCTGGAAATCGTTAAAGACCAGTTTGACGAGTGGAATATCGCGCCTTTAGATGTGCCGCGCGGCATGACGGTAGAGGCTTTGCAGGCTAAACTGACTGAACACGGCATCGACAATGTAAATGTTTTTGAAACTGTCGCTGCTGCCTACCGCGCTGCTTTGGCGAAAGCAACCGAAAATGATAGAATCGTTGTTTTCGGCTCATTCCATACTGTTGCCGATGTAATGGCTGTTTTGAAAGAACACTAA
- the ftsN gene encoding cell division protein FtsN: protein MSDNKQKETPNGYDLDGYEQLKRRNRRRLVLASGLVVASGMLFGLALTSGDDKNSPFKEAPVGQTQVKTADEPSKAVVLEPNKEDVAMAEEAARHADAEAQSKPQNAGDEEDNAPVEVLKPNRESAPEDVGEPLVLINDTLDDGNIKGLEESERIQRAEAAKREAAERRAEERRQRQAEQRAAARKAQAQQEADEKENALAAKKRALQARAEKAEREAAAERNKLAQLEKAEKAIAERKSAKNSKDSVKDKAEPAKKAEAKVEKPKNEKAKPETAKTEKADKVKTAEKPSEKAKPKAEKEKAEAKPAKKAAIQAGYAEKERAQSLQRKMKAAGIDSTITEVMTDKGKVYRVKSASYKNARDAERDLNKLRVHGIAGQVTSE from the coding sequence ATGTCCGACAATAAACAAAAAGAAACTCCAAACGGATACGATTTAGACGGTTACGAACAACTCAAACGCCGCAACCGCCGCCGCTTGGTTTTGGCCTCCGGCTTGGTGGTGGCTTCAGGTATGCTGTTCGGTCTGGCGCTGACATCGGGCGACGATAAAAATTCACCGTTTAAAGAAGCCCCTGTCGGTCAGACTCAAGTCAAAACGGCGGATGAGCCTAGCAAGGCTGTTGTCCTAGAGCCGAATAAAGAGGATGTTGCGATGGCTGAAGAAGCAGCCCGCCATGCGGATGCCGAAGCGCAAAGCAAACCTCAAAATGCCGGCGATGAAGAAGACAATGCGCCGGTTGAAGTATTGAAGCCAAACCGTGAATCTGCTCCCGAAGATGTCGGCGAGCCGTTGGTTTTGATCAACGATACTTTGGATGACGGCAATATTAAAGGTTTGGAAGAGTCTGAGCGTATTCAACGAGCTGAGGCCGCCAAACGCGAAGCTGCCGAACGCCGAGCCGAAGAACGCCGCCAACGCCAGGCAGAACAACGTGCTGCGGCACGCAAGGCACAAGCCCAACAGGAAGCGGATGAAAAAGAAAACGCATTGGCTGCTAAAAAACGCGCACTTCAAGCGCGTGCTGAAAAAGCAGAGCGTGAAGCCGCTGCCGAACGCAATAAATTGGCACAATTGGAAAAAGCAGAGAAAGCCATTGCTGAGCGTAAATCTGCCAAAAACAGCAAAGACAGCGTAAAAGACAAGGCCGAACCTGCCAAGAAAGCAGAAGCCAAAGTTGAAAAACCAAAAAATGAAAAAGCTAAACCAGAAACGGCCAAAACAGAAAAAGCCGATAAGGTAAAAACTGCCGAGAAGCCGTCTGAAAAAGCCAAACCTAAAGCTGAAAAAGAAAAAGCAGAAGCCAAACCTGCGAAAAAAGCCGCCATTCAGGCTGGTTATGCTGAAAAAGAACGTGCGCAAAGCCTGCAACGTAAAATGAAAGCCGCAGGTATCGACTCGACCATTACTGAAGTGATGACCGATAAAGGTAAGGTGTATCGCGTGAAATCAGCCAGTTATAAAAATGCACGCGATGCAGAGCGCGATTTGAACAAATTGCGTGTACATGGCATTGCCGGTCAGGTGACCAGTGAGTAA
- a CDS encoding CvpA family protein produces the protein MSNLPVADLLAAAVIVICIIISLTRGIIAEAGAMVAWVVSFIAARTLAVPFADVVFKSVEPHSLAVAMGFAAVFFLAWLLQKLARSLLSSLMSAVGLGSINRLLGGVFGAVKGVILVTLAVMVFSHTDLPKTEEWQSSHTIPYFESLADAAMPYLPGKDTAMPHLSGKAAEVEELDD, from the coding sequence GTGAGTAATTTGCCTGTTGCCGATTTGTTGGCTGCCGCTGTCATCGTCATCTGCATCATTATCTCGTTGACACGGGGTATTATTGCCGAAGCAGGGGCAATGGTGGCGTGGGTGGTATCGTTTATTGCAGCCAGAACGCTCGCCGTGCCGTTTGCCGATGTGGTCTTTAAATCGGTTGAGCCGCATTCCTTGGCGGTTGCGATGGGTTTTGCCGCTGTGTTTTTTCTGGCATGGCTGTTGCAGAAACTGGCACGATCGCTGTTGAGCAGTTTGATGTCTGCCGTTGGTTTAGGAAGCATCAACCGTTTGCTTGGCGGCGTATTCGGTGCAGTGAAAGGTGTGATTTTGGTGACACTGGCAGTGATGGTTTTTTCACACACTGATTTGCCGAAAACGGAAGAGTGGCAAAGTTCACACACAATTCCGTATTTTGAATCACTGGCCGATGCTGCGATGCCTTATCTGCCAGGGAAAGATACCGCAATGCCGCATCTTTCGGGTAAAGCAGCTGAAGTAGAAGAATTGGATGATTGA
- the purF gene encoding amidophosphoribosyltransferase, with protein MCGVLGLVSHEPVNQMLYDGLQMLQHRGQDAAGIVTAEGNIFHMHKGKGMVREVFRTRNMRDLVGNAGIAHVRYPTAGNAGSSAEAQPFYVSSPFGIVLAHNGNLTNTEELYENVCNKHLRHVNTSSDSEVLLNVFAHELRREVSKNTAPYQLTIDNIFNAVSEVHRLVRGAYGVVAMIAGYGMLAFRDPFGIRPLVLGSQIDESGKKSYAVASESVAFNALAYDLERDIQPGEAVFIGFDGTIISRQCSDKAKLSPCLFEYVYFARPDSVIDGVSVYQSRMDMGVSLAEKIKRELPVDDIDVVMPIPDTSRPSAMELAVHLEKPYREGLIKNRYIGRTFIMPGQATRKKSVRQKLSPMETEFNGKSVLLVDDSIVRGTTSREIVEMVRAAGARKVYIASAAPEVRYPNVYGIDMPTREELIANGRSAAEIAAEIGADGIVFQNLEDLEAVVKALNPKIESFDSSCFNGVYQTGDIDEAYLNRLSTEKSGCGGLKVHPSKMEHSISISDSDDEE; from the coding sequence ATGTGTGGTGTATTAGGTTTGGTTAGTCATGAGCCGGTCAATCAGATGTTGTATGATGGTTTGCAGATGTTGCAACACCGTGGTCAGGACGCAGCAGGTATTGTTACTGCCGAAGGCAATATATTTCATATGCACAAGGGCAAAGGCATGGTGCGCGAAGTGTTCCGTACCCGCAATATGCGCGACTTGGTCGGTAATGCAGGCATTGCACATGTCCGTTATCCGACTGCAGGCAATGCGGGCAGCAGCGCAGAAGCCCAGCCGTTTTATGTCAGCTCCCCATTCGGCATTGTTTTGGCACACAATGGTAATCTGACCAATACCGAAGAGCTCTATGAAAACGTATGCAACAAACACCTGCGCCACGTTAATACTAGCTCCGATTCTGAAGTCCTACTCAATGTATTCGCACACGAATTACGCCGCGAAGTCTCTAAAAATACAGCCCCTTATCAACTTACGATCGACAATATTTTCAACGCCGTTTCCGAAGTGCACCGTTTGGTGCGCGGCGCATACGGCGTAGTAGCCATGATTGCCGGATACGGCATGCTGGCTTTCCGGGATCCTTTCGGTATCCGTCCGTTGGTTTTGGGTTCGCAAATTGACGAATCCGGCAAAAAATCTTATGCCGTTGCCTCCGAATCCGTTGCCTTTAATGCACTTGCCTATGATTTGGAACGCGATATCCAGCCGGGCGAAGCCGTATTTATTGGTTTTGACGGCACGATTATTTCCCGTCAATGCAGCGATAAAGCCAAATTAAGCCCTTGTCTTTTTGAATATGTTTATTTTGCCCGCCCAGACTCCGTCATCGATGGCGTTTCCGTTTATCAGTCCCGTATGGATATGGGCGTATCTTTGGCAGAAAAAATCAAACGCGAGCTGCCTGTCGATGATATCGATGTCGTGATGCCGATTCCCGATACCAGCCGACCCAGCGCGATGGAGCTTGCCGTTCATCTCGAAAAACCTTACCGCGAAGGTCTGATTAAAAACCGCTACATCGGCCGCACCTTTATTATGCCCGGCCAAGCAACACGCAAAAAATCAGTACGCCAAAAACTCAGCCCGATGGAAACCGAGTTTAACGGCAAAAGCGTTTTGTTGGTGGATGATTCCATCGTGCGCGGTACGACCAGCCGTGAAATCGTTGAAATGGTACGCGCGGCAGGTGCACGCAAAGTCTACATTGCTTCTGCCGCTCCTGAAGTACGCTATCCGAATGTGTACGGCATCGATATGCCGACTCGTGAAGAACTGATTGCAAACGGCCGCAGCGCGGCAGAAATCGCAGCCGAAATTGGCGCGGACGGTATCGTCTTCCAAAACTTAGAAGACTTGGAGGCAGTAGTCAAAGCGCTCAATCCAAAAATAGAATCCTTTGATTCCTCATGCTTTAACGGTGTTTATCAAACCGGCGATATCGACGAAGCGTATCTGAACCGCCTCTCTACCGAAAAATCAGGTTGTGGCGGCTTGAAAGTACATCCAAGCAAAATGGAACACAGCATCAGTATCAGCGATAGCGATGATGAAGAATAA
- the greB gene encoding transcription elongation factor GreB, translating into MSTETKNYITPTGWQALKDELYHLVNKERPEIVQIVNWAASNGDRSENGDYLYGKRRMREIDRRIRFLTKRLEAAVVVDPEAREATDQIFFSATVGLLRGDGREQTVKIVGVDEIDTAKNKISWISPLARSLIKAREGDEVVLDTPEGREVIDILSVEYIKID; encoded by the coding sequence ATGAGTACCGAAACCAAAAATTACATCACGCCTACCGGCTGGCAGGCATTGAAAGACGAACTTTATCATCTGGTCAACAAAGAACGCCCGGAAATCGTCCAAATTGTTAACTGGGCGGCAAGCAATGGCGACCGCAGCGAAAATGGCGATTATCTTTACGGCAAACGCCGTATGCGCGAAATCGACCGCCGTATCCGCTTCCTAACCAAACGCTTGGAAGCAGCCGTCGTTGTCGACCCTGAAGCACGTGAAGCCACGGATCAGATTTTTTTCAGCGCCACCGTTGGTTTATTGCGAGGAGACGGTCGTGAACAAACCGTCAAAATCGTCGGCGTAGATGAAATCGATACCGCTAAAAACAAAATCTCATGGATTTCCCCTTTGGCGCGCAGCCTGATTAAAGCGCGCGAAGGCGATGAAGTTGTCTTGGATACACCGGAAGGACGTGAGGTTATAGATATTCTGTCGGTGGAATATATTAAGATTGACTGA
- a CDS encoding SIMPL domain-containing protein (The SIMPL domain is named for its presence in mouse protein SIMPL (signalling molecule that associates with mouse pelle-like kinase). Bacterial member BP26, from Brucella, was shown to assemble into a channel-like structure, while YggE from E. coli has been associated with resistance to oxidative stress.): MLRPALTALLLAASLPVAAESLNYNIVEFSESANMEVPRDTMTAHFSINAEGKDRQAVNQVFMKKFNQFNKISQNNKFKAELMERNASPRYQYTNGKRTQTGWEEHAYFKVESKDFEALNRLIADSINIAVLESSSFSVSKEKREETVDQLSKAVILRFKDRAQNLAQTLGFSSYKIVKLNLGHIGNRQVGGDFAHAKMLRAIPAAEVAAGIEDGVPASPGSEEISLTVSGSVQM; this comes from the coding sequence ATGCTCCGACCAGCCCTTACCGCCCTACTGCTAGCTGCTTCCCTGCCCGTAGCAGCAGAAAGCCTCAACTACAACATCGTTGAATTTTCCGAATCCGCCAACATGGAAGTGCCGCGGGATACCATGACCGCGCATTTCAGCATCAACGCAGAAGGCAAAGACCGTCAAGCTGTCAACCAAGTCTTCATGAAAAAATTTAACCAGTTCAACAAAATCTCTCAAAACAACAAATTTAAAGCAGAGCTGATGGAGCGCAACGCATCCCCGCGCTATCAATACACCAACGGCAAACGTACCCAAACCGGCTGGGAAGAACACGCCTACTTCAAAGTAGAAAGCAAAGACTTTGAAGCACTCAACCGCCTGATTGCCGACAGCATCAATATCGCCGTTTTAGAAAGCTCCTCATTTTCCGTATCCAAAGAAAAACGTGAAGAAACCGTCGATCAACTGAGCAAAGCCGTCATCCTGCGCTTCAAAGACCGCGCCCAAAACCTCGCCCAAACGCTCGGCTTCTCCAGCTACAAAATCGTTAAACTCAACTTGGGTCACATTGGCAACCGCCAAGTCGGCGGCGATTTTGCACACGCCAAAATGCTTCGTGCAATCCCCGCTGCAGAAGTAGCGGCAGGAATAGAAGATGGCGTACCAGCCTCTCCGGGTTCAGAAGAAATCAGCCTGACCGTCAGCGGCTCAGTGCAAATGTAG
- a CDS encoding DUF1841 family protein produces MYDVNTHDVRRFFAHVWQHRLAPLQLDGLQQKALRIIEAHPEYGHYLEDIEQYLDKEWLPEDGESNPFLHMSLHLSLQEQSAIDQPPGIRAIHQQLCARYNGDWVKAEHDMMEALAETIWEAQRYGRGLDVNAYMTRLRKLVGLGQEEKARLNPHEVGLMDTK; encoded by the coding sequence ATGTATGACGTAAACACCCACGATGTCCGCCGATTCTTTGCCCACGTCTGGCAACACAGGCTCGCACCGCTCCAATTGGACGGCCTGCAACAAAAAGCTTTGCGCATTATCGAAGCCCATCCCGAATACGGACACTATCTCGAAGACATCGAACAATATTTAGATAAAGAATGGTTGCCCGAAGACGGCGAAAGCAACCCATTCCTGCATATGTCGCTACACCTTTCCCTGCAAGAGCAAAGCGCCATCGACCAGCCACCGGGCATCCGTGCCATCCACCAACAACTTTGCGCCCGTTACAACGGCGACTGGGTCAAAGCCGAACACGACATGATGGAAGCCTTGGCAGAAACCATCTGGGAAGCACAACGCTACGGACGGGGCCTTGACGTCAATGCCTACATGACCCGATTACGGAAATTGGTCGGCTTAGGCCAAGAAGAAAAAGCCCGCCTCAATCCCCATGAGGTCGGCTTGATGGATACAAAGTAA
- the ftsB gene encoding cell division protein FtsB: MKWVTFVLTFALLCCQYSLWFGKGSVGHTEELQEQLVRQEEKNQTLTLRNNFLNAEVEDLVHGQEAIAEIARVELGYVQDGEVYYRIIDRR, translated from the coding sequence ATGAAGTGGGTAACTTTTGTTTTAACCTTCGCACTTTTGTGCTGTCAGTACAGCCTTTGGTTCGGTAAAGGCAGTGTCGGGCATACGGAAGAATTGCAGGAGCAGCTCGTCCGTCAGGAGGAAAAAAACCAAACGCTCACTTTACGCAACAATTTCCTCAATGCGGAAGTTGAAGATTTGGTACACGGACAAGAGGCTATCGCCGAAATTGCCCGCGTCGAATTGGGCTATGTCCAAGACGGCGAAGTGTATTACCGAATCATCGACCGCCGCTAA
- the eno gene encoding phosphopyruvate hydratase → MSAIVDIFAREILDSRGNPTVECDVLLESGVMGRAAVPSGASTGQKEALELRDGDKSRYLGKGVLKAVDHVNNQIAQALIGIDASEQSYIDQIMIELDGTENKGNLGANATLAVSMAVARAAAEDSGLPLYRYLGGAGPMALPVPMMNVINGGEHANNSLNIQEFMIMPVGAKSFREALRCGAEIFHALKKLCDGKGFPTTVGDEGGFAPNLNSHKEALQLIVEATEAAGYKAGEDVLFALDCASSEFYKDGQYHLEAEGRSYTSAEFAEYLEGLVNEFPIISIEDGMDENDWEGWKLLTEKLGDRVQLVGDDLFVTNPKILAEGIEKGVANALLVKVNQIGTLSETLKAVDLAKRSRYASVMSHRSGETEDSTIADLAVATNCMQIKTGSLSRSDRMAKYNQLLRIEEELAEAAYYPGKAAFYQLGK, encoded by the coding sequence ATGAGCGCAATCGTTGATATTTTTGCACGCGAAATCTTAGACTCTCGCGGCAACCCTACTGTAGAGTGTGACGTATTGTTGGAATCCGGCGTCATGGGCCGTGCAGCCGTACCAAGCGGCGCATCAACCGGTCAAAAAGAAGCTTTGGAACTGCGTGACGGCGACAAATCCCGTTACTTGGGCAAAGGCGTATTGAAAGCCGTTGACCACGTCAACAACCAAATCGCGCAAGCCCTCATCGGCATCGATGCCAGCGAGCAATCTTATATTGACCAAATCATGATCGAATTGGACGGTACTGAAAACAAAGGCAACTTGGGCGCCAACGCCACTTTGGCCGTTTCTATGGCCGTAGCACGCGCGGCCGCTGAAGATTCAGGCCTGCCGCTGTACCGTTACTTGGGCGGCGCAGGCCCAATGGCTCTGCCGGTTCCGATGATGAACGTAATTAACGGCGGCGAACACGCCAACAACAGCCTGAACATCCAAGAATTCATGATCATGCCTGTCGGCGCAAAATCTTTCCGTGAAGCTCTGCGTTGCGGCGCCGAAATTTTTCACGCACTGAAAAAACTGTGTGACGGCAAAGGCTTCCCAACTACCGTTGGCGACGAAGGCGGTTTCGCACCTAACCTGAACAGCCACAAAGAAGCCCTGCAACTGATCGTAGAAGCAACTGAAGCCGCAGGCTACAAAGCAGGCGAAGACGTATTGTTCGCCCTGGACTGCGCATCCAGCGAGTTCTACAAAGACGGCCAATACCACTTGGAAGCCGAAGGCCGCTCTTACACCAGCGCAGAATTTGCCGAATACTTGGAAGGCCTGGTTAACGAATTCCCAATCATTTCCATCGAAGACGGCATGGACGAAAACGACTGGGAAGGCTGGAAACTGCTGACCGAAAAACTGGGCGACCGAGTTCAATTGGTCGGCGACGACTTGTTCGTAACCAATCCCAAAATCCTAGCTGAAGGCATCGAAAAAGGCGTGGCAAACGCATTGCTGGTGAAAGTAAACCAAATCGGTACTTTGAGCGAAACCCTGAAAGCCGTTGACTTGGCAAAACGCAGCCGTTACGCCAGCGTGATGAGCCACCGTTCCGGTGAAACCGAAGACAGCACCATTGCCGACTTGGCAGTTGCCACCAACTGTATGCAAATCAAAACCGGCTCCCTGTCCCGTTCCGATCGCATGGCGAAATACAACCAATTGTTGCGCATTGAAGAAGAATTGGCCGAAGCCGCCTACTACCCTGGCAAAGCCGCATTCTACCAACTGGGCAAATAA
- the argB gene encoding acetylglutamate kinase, with product MTQQQSVSPAIKARVLAESLPYIRRFSGSIIVIKYGGNAMTEPALKEGFARDVVLLKLIGLHPVIVHGGGPQINEMLEKVGKKGEFVQGMRVTDSETMDIVEMVLGGHVNKEIVSMITTFGGRAVGITGRDNHFIKAEKLLIDTPEQKGVDIGQVGTVADIDTRLVEGLVERGCIPVIAPIGVGQNGEAFNINADLVAGKLAEKLQAEKLLMMTNIPGVLDKEGKLLTTLTPSRIDELIEDGTLYGGMLPKIASAVEAAKSGVKATHIIDGRVPNALLLEVLTDDGVGSMILGEG from the coding sequence ATGACTCAGCAACAATCTGTCTCCCCTGCCATCAAGGCGCGCGTCCTTGCCGAATCTTTACCTTATATCCGCCGTTTTTCCGGCTCCATCATCGTCATCAAATACGGCGGCAACGCCATGACCGAACCTGCCTTAAAAGAAGGATTCGCACGCGATGTCGTCCTGCTCAAACTGATCGGCCTGCATCCCGTTATCGTTCACGGCGGCGGCCCGCAAATCAATGAGATGTTGGAAAAAGTCGGCAAAAAAGGAGAATTTGTTCAAGGCATGCGCGTGACCGACAGCGAAACCATGGACATTGTAGAAATGGTTTTGGGCGGACACGTCAATAAAGAAATCGTTTCCATGATTACCACCTTCGGCGGTCGCGCCGTCGGCATTACCGGCCGGGACAACCACTTCATCAAAGCAGAAAAACTCCTGATCGACACGCCCGAACAAAAAGGCGTGGACATCGGCCAAGTCGGCACAGTGGCCGACATCGATACCCGTTTGGTGGAAGGCTTGGTCGAGCGTGGCTGCATTCCGGTCATTGCCCCCATCGGTGTAGGCCAAAACGGCGAAGCGTTCAACATCAATGCCGACTTGGTTGCCGGCAAACTGGCGGAAAAACTTCAAGCCGAAAAACTGCTGATGATGACCAATATCCCCGGCGTACTGGATAAAGAAGGCAAATTATTGACCACCCTGACGCCAAGCCGCATTGACGAACTGATTGAAGACGGTACGCTGTACGGCGGCATGCTGCCTAAAATTGCCTCCGCCGTCGAAGCCGCCAAAAGCGGCGTCAAAGCTACGCATATCATAGACGGCCGCGTTCCCAACGCCCTGCTCTTGGAAGTACTGACCGATGACGGCGTAGGCTCGATGATTTTGGGTGAAGGCTAA